The genomic DNA ACAAGCATGTTTGACTATTCTCATTTTCTTGATGCCCAAACATATTTTAGTATGCTcctcaaatcatatatatatatatgcaagacATTGTAAGTTCTTCAATTCATCAAGTCTCAAGTCAAAACAACAAGCAAACATGAAGAATGAAGGTCGTCAGCAAGGCGTCGTAAGGACGGGAATGATTCATCCGCGGGGCTTTAATCAGCGACCCACAAACCCACCACCAGCTAATGGAGTCAAAGTGTCATCATCTACTACCAGCCAGTCAAACATCATCGGAGTAAGTGAGCGGTCCAAGTACAGTAATTGCCACGTGTCGCCGGCTATCAAGACTGGCCACAAATCTAAAGGTCGCCGTAAGTCACAACCGACAAGTTGCTGGAGTGATGAGAAGCTAGACCGGCTCATCGGGTCGGACTCTTCGTCCGCTCAGGATATTTTGGATACATtatgtgatgaagaagatgatgagcaTTAACTATCATCGTGGCTAGTCGAGATGTAAGAaagattgttgttttttttttcttttatgtttgaatgaatAATCATTATGTGAATTTTGTTAAACAATGATAATAATTATGGGAAGAAAATGTAATACTTTTGTGTCAATGCAAATTTGAGTTGGAAATGATAATAGATGTAATGATTATTTCGCAAAGTAACAATGGACtgataaaattgatttttaaatatataaacacatgtgtCGCGACCTCTTATATAATCAATCAGTTACACTGATTTGTAACATGTAAGGTGACAGATTCATCATTCATGTACTACTAAGTTAAGGAAAAGGTTACCCGATTTGCTTACATCAATGGTGAAATCAGGCAGGATACATCAATTGACAACACTTCCTTCAACTTTTGCCAAACGAAGACAGGACAGGATCCATTTCCTTTTCTAATTAGTCAATAGTTATATTGAATCAAGATGAAATGAAATCATCTTCACTTCACTTCACCAGTAGTCTCCACAAGAGCACGAACCATCCTTAAAATGGTGAAATCTGTTATTATCCCTCAAAATAATCAATCTCCCTGTGATTTTAGCCATATACTTGATGGCATTGTGACAATCCTCACACACGCGCAGATTCTTTATCACACGGATCGGTCTCCCTGAAGGCACATGCATTAATCCATACGTTACAGCCAGTCTCTCGCTATGGTACCGAACCATAcgctccttctcttcttcttccacatcatGAAGAACCACACTCGTTTTTGAAACATACCCTGCTTTCTTGATTCTCAACTCCAGATCCTCCAAAAACACATAGATCTCCTCTTTCTCAGGATGAAACTCATCCCCAACCGAGAAAGTATGAGTTTTGTTCTGAATCTCAATCCAACTGTACCCTGGCACTTTCTTCACCCCTTTATCCCGCNNNNNNNNNNNNNNNNNNNNNNNNNNNNNNNNNNNNNNNNNNNNNNNNNNNNNNNNNNNNNNNNNNNNNNNNNNNNNNNNNNNNNNNNNNNNNNNNNNNNNNNNNNNNNNNNNNNNNNNNNNNNNNNNNNNNNNNNNNNNNNNNNNNNNNNNNNNNNNNNNNNNNNNNNNNNNNNNNNNNNNNNNNNNNNNNNNNNNNNNNNNNNNNNNNNNNNNNNNNNNNNNNNNNNNNNNNNNNNNNNNNNNNNNNNNNNGTTTTGTTCTGAATCTCAATCCAACTGTACCCTGGAACTTTCTTCACCCCTTTATCCCGCATTCTCACTCGTAGTTTACCTACATCTCCCCATCGACCCGAAGAAGCGTATAGATTAGAGAGAAGAACATACATACCGGAATTTTCAGGCTCCATTGCAAAAATCTTATCTGCAGCTGTTTCAGCTAGCTCTGTGTTTCCATGGACTCTGCTTGCACCGAGTAGAGTTCCCCAAATAGCAGCGTCTGGCTCAAAGGGCATGTTCTTCATTAGATTTTGAGCTTCGTCTAGAAGCCCAGCTCGACCTAGAAGATCGACCATGCAAGCGTAGTGTTGCGAGTTAGGTGTTACGCCATAGTCTCGAGTCATCGTATAGAAATATTGCCTGCCTTTTTCAACAAGCCCTGTGTGACTGCACGCAGATAATACTGCAACCAAGGTAGCATCATCTGGCTTCAGTCCTTCTCTCTTCATCGCCTCAAAGAACCTTAAAGCCTCTTCTCCGAACCCGTGCCTTGAATACCCTGCAATCATTGTGTTCCAAGAGACATTGTCCTTCCCATCCATTTCCTTAAACAAGTCATACGCTTCTTCTATGCTTCCACATTTGCAATACATCAACAAAAGTGCATTCCCAACAAAGCAGCCAGTCTCATACCCACCTTTAACCAATCGTCCATGCAATTGCTTCCCGAGCTCAAGAGCAACAACGTCTGCACATGTGCTTAGAGCAGATGAAAACGAAGACCGATTCAATCTACCTCCCTCTCTCTCCATTTGCACAAACAAACCCAGAGCTTCATAACTATGCCCGCTTTGCGAATACCCTGCAATCATAGCTGCCCAAGAAACCGGATCTCTCTTTGGCATTTTATCAAAAAAGCTTTTAGCTTCAGAAACATTTCCACACTGAGCATATCCAGTAATCATTGTGTTCCATGTACTAACGTTTCTACAAGGCATAACATCAAACAGTTCCTTTGCCATCTCCATTCTCTCACCCTGCACATATCCTGCAAGCATGGCATTCCATGACACTTCGTTTCTCTCTGgcattttatcaaataattctCTAGCTTCTTCCACCATTCGGTTTTGTA from Camelina sativa cultivar DH55 chromosome 2, Cs, whole genome shotgun sequence includes the following:
- the LOC104714544 gene encoding uncharacterized protein LOC104714544; protein product: MKNEGRQQGVVRTGMIHPRGFNQRPTNPPPANGVKVSSSTTSQSNIIGVSERSKYSNCHVSPAIKTGHKSKGRRKSQPTSCWSDEKLDRLIGSDSSSAQDILDTLCDEEDDEH
- the LOC104714535 gene encoding pentatricopeptide repeat-containing protein At4g02750-like, with protein sequence MQIRALSWRTQQQHRTYLNGLKRRCMANIASRSTQTQTQKPPTQSKPPTKSGDSDIKEWNVAISSYMRTGRCSEALRVFNRMPRWSSVSYNAMISGYLKNGEFERARKLFDEMPERDLVSWNVMIKGYVRNRNLGKARELFERMPEKDVCSWNTMLSGYAQNGCVDDARKVFDRMPEKNDVSWNALLSAYVQNSKMKEACVLFESRMKDWGLVSWNCLLGGFVKRKQVVEARKFFDSMKVRDVVSWNTIITGYAQNGKIDEARQLFDESPVQDVFTWTAMVSGYIQNRMVEEARELFDKMPERNEVSWNAMLAGYVQGERMEMAKELFDVMPCRNVSTWNTMITGYAQCGNVSEAKSFFDKMPKRDPVSWAAMIAGYSQSGHSYEALGLFVQMEREGGRLNRSSFSSALSTCADVVALELGKQLHGRLVKGGYETGCFVGNALLLMYCKCGSIEEAYDLFKEMDGKDNVSWNTMIAGYSRHGFGEEALRFFEAMKREGLKPDDATLVAVLSACSHTGLVEKGRQYFYTMTRDYGVTPNSQHYACMVDLLGRAGLLDEAQNLMKNMPFEPDAAIWGTLLGASRVHGNTELAETAADKIFAMEPENSGMYVLLSNLYASSGRWGDVGKLRVRMRDKGVKKKVPGYSWIEIQNKTHTFSVGDEFHPEKEEIYVFLEDLELRIKKAGYVSKTSVVLHDVEEEEKERMVRYHSERLAVTYGLMHVPSGRPIRVIKNLRVCEDCHNAIKYMAKITGRLIILRDNNRFHHFKDGSCSCGDYW